The following nucleotide sequence is from Oryzias melastigma strain HK-1 linkage group LG3, ASM292280v2, whole genome shotgun sequence.
ACAATCGGGGAACACAACTAGTCCATGTTAGTCAGCTTATCCTGTAGTACTGTCCTTACTTTATCCTCTCAAATCTAATCCTATAACAACACTGTGTTAGCTACACTGTAACATTGGACAGGTACTGCAGTAACAAACCCTTCATGTGTGGTTTTGgagacttttattattttactaatatttgaGATTCCAACAGCACAACTTTCCATTTACACTTTGATTTTCTTAACAAAACAGGTACAAAAAATGCTGCGTTTGTCTCATCTTGGATAGGATTGATTCCTAAGATAAGATCACCAAGATCCACCCACAGACAGTAGCAGTGGGAAACAATAGCCATTTGTGACATCCACTGGTTGGACTGAAACTCCATTGATATGCTCCAACCACAGTTTCAGAGAGAGGGGCGTCTTTGTGTACTGAACCCTGTCACCTCTTAACATCCTTTGCAAAATACAAtaagacaaaatacaaaacagaggACTCTCTGGTGTGTAAATGGCACACTCTCATGACAATGAAAAGAACAGAGGGTTCAAAAATGATCCCCCCAAACTGAATGAAAGAATGAGATTATTGCAGTTTTAAGGaggatatttttaaatcacatttgtcCAGCAATTGTAGTCAAACTTCATacaaatgtatcttttatttatttatttttttaaccctacTTATTACCCAACAAAGATTGCAAACTATACTATGTGCAGTACTTGCTGTAAAACGTTGATCCActcagaaatatgttttaaacataGAGTACATATCATAATTGCAATGCTATATTGATGTATTTAGATGTGTTATAATCTGAAGTTGTCCTCACGTGCCCcttctctttattttgtcttatcTTATGTTGTAAAAGAAAAGGCGAAAAAAATAGGGTTATTTGAAAATTGAAGTGTTTAACATGCTTTATTTTTCCGATGCCCATTCTATGTCAGCTGTTTTTCTGTACAGTTTGCTCATTTTACTCGTGacacatttggatttttttggatCTGTGTCAGATTATTATGTAAGAACAGAGAACTGCAGCAAAAGTAATAAACTATGGTGTTAAGTCTTAATGAGATAATCAAGCTACAATATGAGCCTCTTAAAAATAGATTAGTTTCTGCTCAATGGTGCTTCTGGTGACAATGCGGATGTTGACTACATTTGTGAAATCACCATTACCTTCAGAtgaatattcctttttttaaatttatttatagatttttatctataccagatttttttttgttttgttttttgaaagatGTTTAAATTCTCTAAAACACTTTGTATTTTAGTGTGAAAAATGCTTtacaaagtttgattttttttttgacagtttttatgCATAGATAAATGATAAAACGACtactataaaatgtattttaatgcaCAAAATACCCTTTTTTGAGTATTattaataaattgttttaaattagtcATTAGTGGTTGCTTATTTAGTTTCACCATCAAAAGTAATTTGACGCAGTATACCTCGATTTTAACCTgcagcaactttatttatatcatGATGTGTTCTTTTCTGTCATGTTTCTACTTATTCTTTGTACATGACTAGTTAGATCTAATTTTGTTGTCCCAATTCACTGTTTTTGCAAATCCACAGTATTTTTGTCTGAGAAGTTTatggtttttgttcaaaaaaatttttattgttaatttaaaCCTTCAAAAATGGCTCTGCAAAAATCACAAACCTATTGGAGAAGTGAAGTTCAACTCTGACACAATGTTCTGGCTGTtttcatgactttttgtttCCACCCAGCAGTGAAGTACCTAAATGAGAagtaaaatgaaagaagaaaaaaaatctaccagaaCTTGgtacaaatatgaaaaactgctttgagAAAAAGCAAACTGAGAATGTACTGGCTGACTAAAAACGTGACAAATAGTTATCAGCCCTGAAGAGAAAGACCTAATTGTCTCTCGCATACATCACACAGCCAGCAATTACCCGCCTTCGCTCACTGTGTGACTGTAATGGCTGATGGTTTGTCTTTGTGCAGGATGTGAAGCTTTCACCTGAAGTGGAACCATTTATCCCGCAGAGGAAAGGTTTTGAAGGTCCTATAATCAGCATGAGTCTTTCTGGGGAAGCAGGCggcggcggaggaggaggaggcggaggtgGTGGGGGTATTGGAGGAGGCAGTGGAGGGGTGGAAGCCACATCCATACCCAGCTACCTCATCACCTGCTATCCTTTTGTCCAGGAGAACCAACCCAGCAGGTACTTGTACAGTCAGTGTTTGTgctggggtcagaggtcactggTTTTAGGATGAACCTCTAAAGATATTTGAAGCTAAGTTAATAGCATTTGTACTTCTTGTTTTGGAATTTGAACCTAACCAGGTCTGTGAGGTATCAGTCATTCCTTACAGCATAATCTGTCAATAAGTGGACTTTGTTCAAAGAACAAACATATGTCTTCCCATGTTTTCTAGAGAAACTCGATCtccctcccccttttttttaagtgaacacTGATCATCTaggtatttatttaaactttgattCCTCTCATTGGTTTTTACTGCAAGACTATCTAGTCATAAATGGAACAGAAATAGAACTACAACCCCCTTAATGTTTCCAGTGGCTCTTCCTCTGTCCCAAATGCGGCGCCGCGTCCTGCGTGCATCCGCTCCTTCGTTTCCTTCCCCACCATTTGAATGCAAGGAAATGCCCGCTATCGTAGAGTAGCTGCGAAAATATCATCCGGATCtctattagcattagcacatGCTGCGTTTGTGACCCGAGAAAACCAACGTTTAGAGCAGGCTGTGTGAACAAAGGTGCAACCtctgaaaataatccaaatacTATTATAGATTCATTTGAGTCACATTTccaaattgatatttttaagggttaataaaggtttaattataattttttttttattttatttttatttttttacaggcaACATCCTGTATATAATGGAGGGGAGCTGCGCTGGCAGCAGCCTAACCCCACCCCTGGTGCTCCATACTTGGCCTACCCCATCATGTCTTCCCCCCAGCCTCCTGTCTCCAACGATTACACTTACTACCAGTTCATGCCTGCTCCTTGCCCACCAGTGATGGGCTTTTATCAGCCCTTCCCAGGCACCTACGCCGGTCCCGTTCAAGCAGGTGTAGTCAACCCTGTCTCAGCAGAGGTCAGCGAAAGACCCCTGTCCCTCGGACTCGCGTATGGAATGGCCAGTCAAAGAGGAAGGGGAATGGTCCGATCTAATGTCCCGCCAAAGGTACAAAAGATCAGCACTTTTATTTGATTCAGACTCAGATTATTGctcatattcatgtttttgtgtgtgtgtgttttctcacAGCAACATTTGGGTGTTTACCAAGCTGCTCGGGGTCGTCGACCTCCAACAAGAAATGTAGCTGTGCAGAAGGAGGTGTGCACCTTAGGGCCTGACGGTATTACCAAGACTGTGATGCTGGTGGATGCCGCACAGCAGACGGGTAAGAAAACTACTGTCTGCAGCAACTAAAGACACAGCTGGTTTATTGTATCAATCTTTGCGAAAATCTGTTTCTACAAAACCTGCGAGAAAAACCCAAACTCTGAAACCATTAAGTTACTTCAGTTCTGGAAATTATTAGgtctttttttatatctggGGACAAAGAAAGTATGACAAACGTCTGGTCCTGCAAGTTGTTGGTGTTTGGTTTGAGCCAGTGGTAGAAACGGAATGCAGAGATTCCTGTTAGAGGTTAACATGAGTGAAACTCAGGCCTCCATGATGTAATGCTCCTGAACAAATACTTAAGCCTgtcagtttggatttttttcttaattgttttttttNNNNNNNNNNNNNNNNNNNNNNAAAAACCGAACTAAAAGAAGACGGGCTTCCCACCCGGCCGAAAGCTACAACGAGCAGGGCGCCAGCGAGGCAGACATAGACAGTGACAGTGGCTACTGCAGCCCAAAACACAACCAGGCAGCTGGGGTGACAAAACGGACCGCAGAAAACACAGCACCGTCTTTGGTACATTGTGTTTATAAATCTATATGATCAGGAGTCGgtaaatgtttgaaaagcaGAAGTTTGCATCAAACCAGCCGCCTGAGCCACAGCTATAGTAGGTCCATTGTATGCAAGAGACACAAAGGCCCAACACCAACCTCTACTCTTAAACTGTGTCATTAAATTCAAACCAGTGTGAGATCATGCAGACCTCATGaactttgtcaaaaaaaagtcaCCATTTTACCTCTTTATTGTCACTGTATAtctatttctgctgttttccaatcatttctctttttatgctaCGTTTAAACGGTAAAATCCATGTCTTTATAGATGTGAAATAACTGAAAACTCAAGAGAAATACATTAGAAATAACAAATTAACTAGATAttgttaatttgtttaaaaatgtggaaaatgtgcattttagaTGTTATGTTTGGGGCAGTCCTTACATCATATGACGAGCAGTAAAATCCTTTTAGAGAACAGAATAACTTTGAGTCTTACAAACCTTTGTAAccgcagacaaaaaaatacagaatttaatTGTCTGGGTTACTGTCGGGCGTTAGATTAAGTCACTACAAtgtactaaacattcacacaaaaggTCAAATGAAAACTATGTCATGTGTATTTATAGAAACAGTTGTCCTGACAGCTTTATAGAATGAAAGTATTTGTTTCTTGCTTGTTTTTCTAACACGTTCTCTGTCTTTTGTTTCAGGGAGTAGAGACAGGTGTAGTGACGGGTATGTTTTCCTCAAAATTACTTCTTTAACAATTACACTTTCCTGTTTAAACTAATTTGTcgtacattttatatttatttgacaaaaaagcaGTActgtcttcctttttttcccccaggtTCTTGGGTACATGTGGCATCTCAGGCAACTCCAAAGTCCTGGGGAGACAGAAATGGACACTTTCTCAGAGGCGATCAGAGGAAGAACCCggaacacagaaacttttctcaGGTAAAATGAACCTGCCTGCTGCATCTGCTAAATTCCAACCATTTAGCCACATTTTGTAGCCCATCCTCTCTctgtaacattaaaaaataaggcTGGAAAGTTTGAGACATCTGTTTTAAGAAGCACTTTCTGCGTGGAGTGTCATTTACAGGAAACACCTGTTGGACTGGTTTTCAAGcccaactttattttattttgttcaaaaagaaATCTCTCAGGAAAAGCACCATGTATGTGTGCAGATTTCCTTAAAAGGAGCAGTCTTCTAAGGGGTCTGCACAGAAACAATGTGAGGGAGGCTATTTTTCACCAACTTAACACATCCAAACTACTTACTGAAACAgtaaaatgtgatcatatttaccaaaacaaaagcttcatcttgtttttaggaaatatatttaaagtttctcctttttatttccttttgtttaaacgtatgtgcatgtgtgagtgcaTGTTTTAGTTATTTCATCTCAAGTTAGGAATGTTggaaatttttatatttttattaggttAATTAttgaaaacaggaaacattttgTTCTTGGGTTTTAGCTCTCTCTCTTAAATGTTACCCTGATTCTCTTTAGTTTCCTGTCATTGTCATAACTCAGTTTCGTCTAAGAATACAACTTACCAGTTTTGACAGATTGTAAACATATGTGTTTCCTTAATCATTCTTTAAGGTGGTATTTATTTCTCCTCAGTTTCGCTTTCCAGTAACCCAGCACACATAAATGTGGCTCATCAGTCTTTGTGTCTGCTTTTCAGGATTTTCACAGTGGCTATCTGGGCCACATGCCATGCAGCCAGCCGGAACAAAGACTGCAGCCGGCAGCTGTCCCAGGCAGCGACCTCACTCCTGAGCCCCTCTACTTTGAGGTTGGTCCTGTACCTTTGAATTGCACGAATTCCCCTTTTACATCAGCCATGTGGtgctaaaatggaaaaaaaaatgtatgtatctTCTAGGATGAGGATGAGTTTCCAGATCTACCTGTTGGAGGGTCTGTCCAACGCAGCGCCAAACCAGAACCCGCTACCCCGCAGACGCACGCACAACCTAAACTGCCCAAAAACCTGGTACATTAGTGCTTTTAAGCTTTCCTTTTAAGACCGTGTTTAAACATGAGGAGAGTATTTAATCTTGATCTTGGAACTCACAATATAGTGCTAAAATGTGTccgtttatatttaaatgataGCAGGTTTGACTCGAATAGATCATTTAGAACACAAAAAAGGTACATGAGGTGTGTGCgtgagtagaaaaaaaaaagatttattcagCAATGTTTCAGTTGAAATCATTTAAGTAAAATGCAAGCAACAAGTTTACTTAAATTCTGGTTCAGACTTCTTTCCTTTATCTTGTTTCTAATGGAACACGTAACCCTTTCTGTGATCTGCTGCAAAAAGATGTCTAAAATCTGAAAGAGAGTTAGGTTTGTCTCTATAATGTCTATCTATGTGCATCACAGCTGGATAACCTACCAGAGAACTCTCCAATCAACATTGTGCAGACCCCCATTCCAATTACTACCTCTGTTCCCAAGAGGGCCAAGAGCCAGAGAAAGAAAGCTCTGGCTGCTGCTCTGGCTACTGCACAGGAGTACTCTGAAATCAGCATGGAGCAAAAGAAGCTACAGGTTATCCTTctcttctttcatttatttttttgtttaaatctgttCCTTACGTTTTCCCTGTGTTGCATTTCTTAAGTTACTTTCTTTGCTGcagatacatttgtttttatacatCTGATGTCTCTAAAGGTGGATTTGTTACCCacattaaattctttttttgtatatatgttAAAGGGCAAAAAGAAAGCATGATTTTTCTTATCTTTGTTATGATCAAACAtgaaaggattttgtttttctcctctgttACATTAGCCAACAGAGTGATGGAgcctttctttctttatcttaCAGGAAGCTTTCACCAAAGCAGCGGGGAAAAAGAGTAAGACCTCTGTTGAGCTGGATCTGGGAGACATGTTGGCCGCtctggaaaaacaacagcaggcGATGAAGGCCAGGCAACTCAACAACACCAAGCCCGTGTCTTTCACTGGTAAGCACAAATTCACGAGGAAgcttaaagtttctttttttgttatttgtaacCTTTGCATGtaaattaattgtgtttttctgcagtggGAACAACCACTCCTTTTTACAACTCGGGCTCCTCCAGCTTGCCGTCCATGCTGAGGGGGCATCAGCAATACTCCGCCCCACATAATCCCCTTGACTCCACAGCGCCCCGCATCAAGAGGGGTAAAGAGAGGGAGATCCCCAAAGTCAAGAGACCAACTGCTCTCAAAAAGGTCAGTTTTGTGATGAGCTCTAGTAATCATAGAAGCTATTTTTTTCCGATgcaaaactcattttaaaaaaaatgttttatagatcattttaaaggaacgtgaagggaaaaaaggaaagtcGAGTTTAGAGCAAGAGTCTTTGGGCCAGGAGGAGAATGGGGATGAGTGTCTACATTTTACTGATGATCTTTCACGGGAAGCTGCTTCCCAGGAAGGCAAGTCAAATATCTCTAGTAGAggaagtatttttgtttttttgtgtctaaatgTCTTGATTTTTAAATTCCACAGAAAATGGTCTGAGCGTTCCCAGTGATACATCTCTGTCCCCGGCCAGTCAGAACTCCCCTTACAGCATCACCCCGGTGTCTCAGGGTTCTCCCGCCAGCTCTGGAATTGGTAGTCCAATGGCTTCAAACGCCATCACCAAAATCCACAGTCGGAGATTCAGAGAGTAAGCGCTCACTCCTAATCCACAACCCTTTTTGGTGGAATCTCTGACATTTTAATGTCCGAAAACTGCTCCAACATCAAACCCACTCAGACATCACACAGCATTGCTTCAGAGAAGAACCAGAGTGTGAAGAGGCAATGTCTACAATAAAGAATTGTAGAGTTTGGCATTTCTAGGATTTTGCTCTGGCTCAGCAAAAAACGTATACTAGGCGTTACAAACCCGGCTTTGTCCACTGCGTTCCCTCCACTGAAGGGCGATTGTCTCAGCCCGTACTTtctcaacacatttttgcattgaAATCCTCACACGGCCTCTGGAGCATGTCTCCTTCTCTTAACTCTGACCATATGTCAACGCTCTTCTAGATATTTGAATCTGATGGGGAGAGGCATTTTGGATGTTCattctttttagccaaaaatcaagtcctaaagggaaaaaaagttttatttacaggactctaaactccaattttcatccataaattaacatttttgtccatAGCTTTTTTATGAGTCTTCTTAATTGCCATCATTCTGGATTTGTTTTAAGAACCATCACTTTCTGTACTCAACTAACAATCATCCATCTGCTTTCTCCTGAATCTATCGGATACCAGCTGATAACAAGCAACAACTAAACTTTTGACCAGTATCTGTATTCTTATGATGGACGGTCTGTACTGGTTCCAATTTGAGATTATCTTCTTGTTGGTACAATATAGCACTCTGGACAAGAACACTAAAAGAAAGTTGAGGACAAGCAGATGGTTCAAATTTAGTGTGTGAATTTGTGTAACTGTCATCTGTAACTTGCTTACCAGCCTGACCatcagtcacttttttttttcttgccgaggtccgtttaaaaaaaaaaaaaactgcaatgtaCCTTTGTCAAGTTTGAACAACAATTACAAAAGGAAGTAGCTATCAATTATGCAGTGATCCCTTGTTTAAAGTGGAAGTGACATTCTAAAAATTACCTGCTAAATCtgcaaagtaattttttttacagttcttaCAGATGTAATAACCCCTCACAACACAATTGATACAATTTTCCCAgacaaacatgaatattttcactattttcttctttgttttaaactcaaagttcaaacttttgtggaaaaagtattataaactgaaaacaaagatctgcttgtGATCATAGATATATGGAAAGCTGGCTGCCTTCTACACAGGAAACGCATCATGCAGGAGATTGGCTGTTGACTATTGTCAGTAAAGCAGGACACAGAACCCGatgtgctgaaaaaaaaaagaaagtattcaaaatgactaaaaaaaagaaatctgcaaaaCTGCGAGGTTGCAAAAGTGAACCGGTTTATATTGTGGTAACACTAAGATTAAACTGAGCTCTTAGGACCGAGAGCTGATCGAACAGATCAGAATCTGTTCAACCTGTTGTTGCTGcttggccccgcccacttcaaTCTGTTTGCTTCCATGCTAGTTTAAGACTAattataaagtgtaaattaaatacgTGTacaacaagaatgaatgtcacattattcacattttagttaaataaagttcagcccactgttgtttttccacatcagaatactATAAacagaacattctaccacactgtatggtcacatgtctttgtttccacacattggactgtaatgatgtgCCATCCTTTTTTGCTGCCGTCACATGTGTTGTCCGCTCTGATGGaacttgatcatttttaagttgaggaaaataaacctaccatgtaTCAATCCTGTGGGTTTTTTCCAATTTCAGTTATAGTCAATTTGAAATGATTCTATAAGTATAGGTCGATTCAATTTACAACTTGATGGATCTGGTTGCATTGCAGGAATATAATGGATTAATTGCTACACCCCCATCTGACTCTTAAAATCAATTAGTAAATAATGTCTTCTGTTATGTTGCTACTTTAATAATATAAGtacagacattttatttaaggtttttttgtaGTAATCATATTATAAACATTTAGAATTTAGATCTTACATTTTTGAATCGCACAATCAATAAAACTAACATCATAGACCTAAGACTTTGTCTCTCTCTTGTCTTGTTTTGCCTACTGTAGGTACTGTAACCAGGTGCTGAGCAAGGAGATTGATGAGAGCGTGAccctgctgctgcaggagctggttCGCTTCCAGGAAAGGGTCTACCAAAAGGATCCCAGCAAGGCGAAATCCAAGCGCCGCCTCGTGATGGGACTCCGAGAGGTCACCAAGCACATGAAGCTGCACAAGATAAAGTGTGTTATTATATCTC
It contains:
- the secisbp2l gene encoding selenocysteine insertion sequence-binding protein 2-like (The sequence of the model RefSeq protein was modified relative to this genomic sequence to represent the inferred CDS: added 59 bases not found in genome assembly) translates to MDAGDIKDVKLSPEVEPFIPQRKGFEGPIISMSLSGEAGGGGGGGGGGGGGIGGGSGGVEATSIPSYLITCYPFVQENQPSRQHPVYNGGELRWQQPNPTPGAPYLAYPIMSSPQPPVSNDYTYYQFMPAPCPPVMGFYQPFPGTYAGPVQAGVVNPVSAEVSERPLSLGLAYGMASQRGRGMVRSNVPPKQHLGVYQAARGRRPPTRNVAVQKEVCTLGPDGITKTVMLVDAAQQTDFPGEASGRCAAERVSPLLWKNRTKRRRASHPAESYNEQGASEADIDSDSGYCSPKHNQAAGVTKRTAENTAPSLGVETGVVTGSWVHVASQATPKSWGDRNGHFLRGDQRKNPEHRNFSQDFHSGYLGHMPCSQPEQRLQPAAVPGSDLTPEPLYFEDEDEFPDLPVGGSVQRSAKPEPATPQTHAQPKLPKNLLDNLPENSPINIVQTPIPITTSVPKRAKSQRKKALAAALATAQEYSEISMEQKKLQEAFTKAAGKKSKTSVELDLGDMLAALEKQQQAMKARQLNNTKPVSFTVGTTTPFYNSGSSSLPSMLRGHQQYSAPHNPLDSTAPRIKRGKEREIPKVKRPTALKKIILKEREGKKGKSSLEQESLGQEENGDECLHFTDDLSREAASQEENGLSVPSDTSLSPASQNSPYSITPVSQGSPASSGIGSPMASNAITKIHSRRFREYCNQVLSKEIDESVTLLLQELVRFQERVYQKDPSKAKSKRRLVMGLREVTKHMKLHKIKCVIISPNCEKIQAKGGLDEALYNVIAMAREQEIPFVFALGRKALGRCVNKLVPVSVVGIFNYSGAEGLFNQLVSLTEEARKAYKEMVSALEQEQAEEALKHDKKVPHHMGHSRNHSAASAISFCSILSEPISEVNEKEYETNWRTMVENSDAPEAAEEEPSRPAPPVATQKDGEATTAPASVAPPSSTASQPRAGPAAQGSGDRDEVRADDRLELASQQSTETGSLDGSCRGPLNSSITSTTSTLVPGMLEEEDEDEEEEDDYTPEPISVEVPTLSSRIESWVSKTLENLNLGKSQGSTEDEEEEDEEDRGQSEEEEDLDSAELSETRIENKEQAEVKKVSG